The Bacillus xiapuensis genome window below encodes:
- a CDS encoding response regulator transcription factor has product MSATILIAEDEPAISQVLKAYLQKADFQVVQAFDGQTAIKQFREAHPALVLLDVMMPKADGWTVLKTIRETSSCPVIMLTALGDIHYRLSGLNGGADDYIAKPFNGEEVVARVRAVLRRSHEEENHSAVTNYGSLTIDHSAHRVTVKGTELALRPRDLSVLLFLSSQPNRTFTREQLIEHVWGQDYDGSDRAVDLSIKRLRKSLKDWPKAEGEIKTLRGLGYQFCVYEQG; this is encoded by the coding sequence ATGTCAGCTACTATATTAATCGCGGAAGACGAGCCTGCTATCAGCCAGGTCTTAAAGGCATATTTGCAAAAAGCGGACTTTCAAGTCGTGCAGGCGTTTGACGGCCAAACGGCCATCAAGCAATTTCGGGAGGCTCATCCAGCACTCGTTTTGCTGGACGTGATGATGCCTAAAGCGGACGGATGGACGGTACTTAAGACAATCAGGGAGACAAGCTCTTGCCCGGTTATTATGCTTACAGCGCTCGGTGACATCCATTACCGTCTCTCCGGTTTAAATGGAGGCGCCGATGATTACATTGCCAAGCCCTTCAATGGAGAAGAAGTTGTAGCGCGAGTGCGGGCAGTACTGAGGCGGTCGCATGAGGAGGAGAATCACTCCGCTGTCACAAACTACGGCAGCTTAACGATTGATCATTCCGCTCACAGGGTGACTGTGAAGGGAACTGAGCTTGCGTTAAGGCCGCGGGATTTATCAGTGCTGCTTTTTCTCTCTTCTCAGCCGAACCGTACGTTTACGCGGGAACAGCTGATTGAACACGTATGGGGACAGGATTATGACGGCAGCGATCGCGCGGTCGATCTCTCCATTAAACGGCTTAGAAAGTCGCTGAAGGACTGGCCAAAGGCTGAAGGAGAGATTAAAACTTTGCGGGGATTGGGGTATCAATTCTGTGTCTACGAACAGGGATAA
- a CDS encoding HAMP domain-containing sensor histidine kinase, which translates to MSTNRDKRISLLKYWTTRYVATLCVGLLVVAAISVAWLQHTMLQNRLEISEFIAEELANRIAGTQEPSLESPSIDKNTLKKRNRFLESERPPAIYITDVRGRVLSANQPAAVEGKQSFSKSLLQEEHDVLIFPTDDASDSRIWMIKKPIEVEDVIFGWVVMLQPESELTNSQEEYRLLAILIVTLGLLGWAAIYILSRRLSKPISQVAEAAKQVQKGNYNIRLPDHMKEQEVYDLVHSFKEMAQKLQQLEALRAELLAGVTHELKTPVTSISGLLQAVKDGIVTGEEAKEFVDVSLKETAKMQKMINDLLEFNSFAANALPVSAEKHEVNELIRDIVHQWKIGQELEHLHVRLSLLEKERVIYTDSIRLQQIMINLLNNAHHALDAEGTIAIELSDQENGRLEIAVKDSGTGIPQAEQELVFERFYRGDNKKFKVRGLGLGLPFSKLLARALGGDLILKESSPAGTTFVIQLPLADS; encoded by the coding sequence GTGTCTACGAACAGGGATAAACGCATTTCCTTATTAAAATACTGGACAACCCGCTATGTGGCCACTCTCTGTGTAGGCCTATTGGTTGTGGCCGCCATTTCTGTCGCCTGGCTTCAGCATACGATGCTGCAAAACCGCTTGGAAATATCGGAATTCATAGCGGAAGAATTAGCCAACCGGATTGCGGGAACCCAAGAGCCTTCCTTGGAATCTCCCTCGATTGATAAAAATACGCTAAAGAAACGCAACCGCTTTTTAGAATCGGAGCGGCCGCCGGCGATCTACATCACCGATGTCCGCGGCCGGGTGCTGTCAGCCAACCAGCCGGCCGCGGTTGAAGGAAAACAATCTTTCAGCAAATCCCTGCTTCAAGAAGAGCATGATGTTTTAATATTTCCAACAGATGACGCGTCGGACTCCCGCATATGGATGATCAAAAAACCGATTGAAGTCGAGGATGTCATTTTCGGGTGGGTCGTGATGCTTCAGCCTGAAAGCGAATTGACGAACAGCCAGGAGGAGTACCGTCTGCTTGCTATATTAATCGTCACGCTCGGCTTGCTGGGCTGGGCTGCTATTTATATCTTATCCCGCCGCCTGTCGAAGCCTATCAGCCAGGTTGCGGAAGCAGCTAAGCAAGTTCAGAAAGGAAATTACAATATCCGTCTCCCCGATCATATGAAAGAGCAAGAAGTGTACGATCTCGTCCACTCCTTTAAAGAAATGGCCCAGAAGCTTCAGCAGCTTGAGGCATTAAGAGCTGAGCTGCTGGCTGGCGTCACCCATGAATTAAAAACGCCGGTCACCTCAATCAGCGGCTTGCTGCAAGCGGTAAAAGACGGCATTGTTACCGGCGAAGAAGCGAAGGAATTTGTGGATGTTTCGTTAAAGGAAACCGCCAAAATGCAAAAGATGATTAATGATTTACTGGAATTCAATTCCTTTGCGGCAAACGCCCTGCCGGTTTCCGCTGAAAAGCATGAGGTCAATGAGCTGATCCGCGACATTGTCCACCAATGGAAAATCGGCCAGGAGCTTGAGCATCTCCATGTCCGCTTATCGCTTCTGGAGAAGGAGCGGGTTATTTATACAGATTCCATCCGGCTTCAGCAGATTATGATCAATTTATTAAATAACGCGCACCACGCTCTCGATGCAGAGGGTACGATTGCCATTGAGCTGTCTGATCAGGAAAACGGCCGCCTCGAAATTGCTGTTAAAGACAGCGGCACCGGTATACCGCAAGCGGAACAGGAATTAGTCTTCGAACGCTTTTACCGCGGAGATAATAAAAAATTCAAAGTGCGCGGGCTCGGCCTGGGACTTCCGTTCAGCAAATTGCTGGCAAGAGCCCTAGGCGGCGACTTGATATTAAAAGAAAGCTCACCAGCCGGAACGACCTTTGTGATCCAATTGCCGCTCGCTGACTCGTAA
- a CDS encoding DUF1540 domain-containing protein, producing MAKDVLCEVNNCMYWEQGNKCAADAIYVVSHKGKTASTSKETDCQTFEAEA from the coding sequence TTGGCGAAAGATGTGTTATGTGAAGTGAATAACTGTATGTATTGGGAGCAAGGCAATAAATGTGCGGCGGATGCGATATACGTAGTCAGCCATAAAGGAAAGACAGCATCCACCAGCAAGGAAACGGATTGTCAAACATTTGAAGCAGAAGCATAA
- a CDS encoding siderophore ABC transporter substrate-binding protein has product MWKKLSMVFVAALFLLVAAACSSGAQDDQAKKKDEEEITVKHKFGETPVKKNPEKVVVFDFGSLDTLDKLGVEVAGLPKQIVPSYLSKYKEDKYENLGALKEPDFEKIHALKPDLIILSTRQSDLYDQFAEIAPTIYLELDPNNYMKSFEENAKTLGKIFGKEEQVKKELASIQDSIKQEQDKASKTDKKGLVILANDGKVSAFGPGSRFGFIHDELGIAPADKNIEVSRHGQSISFEYIVEQNPDYLFVIDRGAVVGGQSSAKQVVENELVKNTKAYKNKNVVYLDPNYWYLSSGGLQSVSEMIKEVENGIK; this is encoded by the coding sequence ATGTGGAAAAAGTTGTCTATGGTTTTTGTCGCCGCTTTATTTCTGCTCGTTGCCGCCGCTTGTAGCTCAGGCGCACAAGACGATCAAGCAAAGAAAAAAGATGAAGAAGAAATAACAGTTAAGCATAAATTTGGAGAAACGCCCGTAAAGAAAAATCCAGAGAAAGTGGTAGTCTTTGACTTCGGATCGCTTGATACTTTGGATAAGCTGGGGGTTGAAGTGGCAGGTCTTCCAAAGCAGATCGTTCCATCGTATTTATCTAAATATAAAGAGGACAAATATGAAAACCTGGGGGCCTTGAAAGAGCCTGATTTCGAAAAAATTCACGCTCTTAAACCGGATCTTATCATCCTTTCAACTCGGCAATCGGATCTCTACGATCAATTCGCTGAAATCGCCCCTACAATTTATTTGGAGCTGGATCCAAACAATTATATGAAATCATTTGAAGAGAACGCGAAGACATTAGGAAAAATCTTCGGCAAAGAAGAGCAAGTGAAGAAAGAGCTGGCGTCTATTCAAGACAGCATCAAGCAGGAGCAGGACAAGGCGTCTAAAACAGATAAAAAAGGTTTGGTAATTTTAGCTAATGACGGCAAAGTGAGCGCCTTCGGCCCGGGTTCCCGCTTTGGTTTCATCCATGATGAACTGGGCATAGCTCCTGCAGATAAAAACATTGAAGTGTCCAGACACGGACAAAGTATTTCCTTTGAATACATCGTGGAGCAAAATCCTGACTACTTATTTGTCATTGACCGGGGAGCGGTTGTTGGCGGCCAATCCTCCGCTAAGCAAGTGGTAGAAAACGAGCTAGTGAAAAATACAAAAGCTTATAAAAATAAAAACGTTGTCTATCTTGATCCGAACTACTGGTACTTATCCAGCGGCGGTTTGCAATCTGTTTCAGAAATGATTAAAGAGGTTGAAAACGGCATAAAATAA
- a CDS encoding iron ABC transporter ATP-binding protein — MVEVKEVSKLYGSKAVVDQVSVNIPKGKITSFIGPNGAGKSTLLSMISRLITKDQGDILIDGEDVSRAKSKELAKKVAILKQTNHLNLRLTVRDLVSFGRFPYSQGKLKKEDWKHVDEAIRYMELEDLQDKYLDQLSGGQRQRAFISMVIAQDTEYVLLDEPLNNLDMKHSVQIMKVLRRLTNELGKTVVIVIHDINFASCYSDYIVALKDGKVINQGSVDQMMDRNVLQNIYDMDMNIETVNNCKICVYFK; from the coding sequence ATGGTAGAAGTTAAAGAGGTTTCGAAGTTATACGGTAGCAAAGCAGTGGTTGACCAGGTGTCTGTTAATATTCCTAAAGGCAAAATCACTTCTTTTATCGGCCCAAACGGGGCAGGGAAAAGTACACTTTTATCTATGATCAGCCGCTTGATTACGAAAGATCAGGGGGATATTCTGATCGACGGCGAAGACGTCAGCAGGGCAAAGAGTAAAGAGCTGGCGAAGAAGGTGGCGATCTTAAAACAGACCAATCATTTAAACCTTCGTTTAACTGTTCGCGACCTCGTTTCCTTCGGCCGTTTTCCTTATTCCCAAGGCAAGCTGAAGAAAGAAGATTGGAAGCATGTAGATGAAGCGATCCGCTATATGGAGCTTGAAGATCTTCAGGATAAATACCTCGATCAATTGAGCGGCGGCCAGCGCCAGCGAGCCTTTATTTCGATGGTGATCGCGCAGGATACGGAATATGTTCTGCTTGATGAACCGCTGAATAATCTGGATATGAAGCATTCCGTTCAGATTATGAAAGTGCTGAGAAGGTTAACGAATGAATTAGGAAAGACCGTTGTCATCGTTATTCATGATATTAACTTCGCGTCTTGCTATTCTGATTATATCGTCGCCTTAAAGGACGGGAAAGTCATTAATCAAGGGTCCGTTGATCAGATGATGGACCGAAATGTACTGCAAAACATCTATGATATGGATATGAATATTGAGACAGTGAACAACTGCAAAATTTGTGTATATTTTAAATAA
- a CDS encoding iron chelate uptake ABC transporter family permease subunit: MTEKKKILILSAIALIATLLFLFLDLGYNWEYALPKRGLKVFAIILTGASIAFATLIFQTITNNRILTPSILGLDALYMLIQTVLVFAFGVAHLTWMTKQVNFVISVVLMVFFAGVLYKVLFKREGENIYFLLLIGLIFGTFFQSFSTFMQVLIDPNEFQIIQDRMFASFNNVQTDVLYLAVAAVFLVTLYFMRFMKYLDVLSLGKDHAVNLGVDYDYIVKRLLIVVAILISVATALVGPITFLGLLVVNVTYEMFRTYKHTYLLAGSIFISIIALVGGQLVVERVFMFSTTLSVIINFIGGVYFIYLLLKENKQW; encoded by the coding sequence ATGACTGAAAAAAAGAAAATACTGATCCTTTCGGCGATTGCGCTCATTGCCACACTGTTGTTTCTGTTTTTGGATCTTGGATACAATTGGGAGTACGCCTTGCCTAAACGGGGGCTGAAAGTGTTCGCGATTATTTTGACGGGAGCATCGATTGCCTTCGCGACACTGATATTCCAAACCATAACGAATAACCGAATTTTAACGCCGAGCATTTTAGGACTTGATGCCTTATATATGCTGATTCAAACGGTGCTTGTTTTCGCCTTTGGCGTCGCCCATTTAACGTGGATGACAAAGCAAGTCAATTTTGTCATTTCGGTCGTGCTGATGGTCTTCTTCGCTGGCGTTCTTTACAAGGTGCTGTTTAAAAGAGAAGGAGAAAATATCTACTTTCTTTTGCTTATCGGCTTAATCTTCGGCACGTTTTTCCAAAGTTTCTCTACTTTTATGCAAGTATTGATTGATCCTAATGAGTTCCAAATCATTCAGGATCGGATGTTTGCCAGCTTTAATAACGTGCAGACAGATGTCTTGTATTTAGCGGTCGCGGCCGTCTTTCTTGTTACTTTATACTTTATGCGCTTTATGAAATATTTGGATGTGCTGTCGCTGGGAAAAGATCACGCCGTCAATCTTGGAGTGGATTATGATTATATTGTGAAAAGGCTGCTGATCGTCGTGGCTATCCTGATTTCTGTAGCTACTGCGCTCGTAGGTCCCATCACTTTTCTTGGCTTGCTGGTTGTCAATGTGACGTACGAAATGTTTCGAACGTATAAGCATACATATTTATTGGCAGGCTCTATTTTCATCAGCATCATCGCTCTTGTTGGCGGTCAGCTGGTAGTGGAAAGAGTGTTTATGTTCAGTACAACGCTAAGTGTCATCATCAACTTTATCGGCGGTGTGTATTTTATCTATTTACTGCTAAAGGAGAATAAACAATGGTAG
- a CDS encoding ABC transporter permease, with protein MKKRYLFIALIVLSILSLFIGVTHISPLDLFDLTNEQTQIVWESRIPRLISIIIAGMSLSISGLIMQQLSRNKFVSPTTAGTMDSAKLGILVSLLLFTSATPLQKMLVAFVFALAGTFLFMKILDKIKMKDAIFIPLVGLMFGNILSSISTFFAYKYDLIQNISGWLQGDFSMVIKGRYEMLYISIPLLILAYLFADRFTVAGMGEEFSVNLGLNYKQAVNIGLTIVALSSTLVVLTVGLIPFLGLIVPNIVTIYQGDHLKKSLSHTALLGAVFVLFCDILGRIIIYPYEIPIGLTVGVIGSGIFIYLLMRRRAYD; from the coding sequence ATGAAAAAAAGATACTTATTCATTGCTCTTATTGTTTTATCAATTCTTTCATTGTTTATCGGAGTGACCCATATTTCTCCGCTGGATCTATTCGATTTGACGAATGAGCAGACGCAAATTGTTTGGGAAAGCCGGATTCCCCGTCTAATCAGTATTATCATTGCCGGTATGAGCCTCAGCATCAGCGGTTTGATTATGCAGCAGCTAAGCAGAAATAAGTTCGTTTCACCGACGACTGCTGGAACGATGGATTCAGCCAAGCTGGGGATCCTGGTCTCGCTGCTTCTGTTTACTTCCGCTACTCCGCTGCAGAAGATGCTGGTCGCCTTTGTGTTCGCGTTAGCGGGAACCTTCCTGTTTATGAAGATCCTGGACAAAATTAAAATGAAAGACGCGATTTTTATTCCGCTTGTCGGACTGATGTTTGGGAATATTTTAAGTTCAATCTCTACGTTTTTCGCTTATAAATATGATCTGATTCAAAACATATCCGGCTGGCTTCAAGGCGATTTCTCCATGGTAATTAAAGGGCGGTATGAAATGCTGTATATCAGTATTCCGTTGCTCATTCTCGCTTATTTATTCGCCGACCGCTTCACGGTGGCGGGGATGGGGGAGGAATTTTCCGTCAATCTTGGCTTGAACTACAAGCAGGCCGTTAATATCGGACTGACAATTGTCGCTTTATCGTCTACGCTTGTCGTCTTAACAGTGGGGCTGATCCCGTTTTTAGGGCTGATTGTGCCGAATATCGTCACGATTTACCAAGGCGATCATTTAAAGAAGAGCTTGTCGCATACGGCGCTGCTCGGAGCGGTTTTTGTTCTGTTCTGTGATATTCTCGGACGGATCATCATCTATCCTTACGAGATCCCAATTGGATTAACGGTGGGGGTCATTGGAAGCGGCATCTTTATTTACTTGCTGATGAGGAGAAGGGCTTATGACTGA
- a CDS encoding MMPL family transporter, translated as MNQLASLLVRARKWILSLWIVAALAMGYFALQLPSLLEGDGFRTDGEYEEVQKELSETFDFPESSIMILFKKSEDDSENEFRERISTLLNRIEDQSPETAIQSPLKNPEYMKPDVAYATVQYDKKAEEMSPVIEDIKSITKEEEGVTITGMPVLTQDINQASQDDLKRAELIGLPVALLVLLFAFGTAAASLLPLLVGGITIMISFGLLTFIGRQVDLAIFILNIAPMIGLALSIDFSLLFINRYKEEIKKQPKKDALITTIQTAGHSIIFSAICVFIGLGSMMVIEVDIFKNVAIGGMVVIAVAVLGSLTLLPAMLYMLGDRIHKWRIIRSIGDGSARWRQFAHGVMKRPALISIAALAILMAGILPVKHMNLSIPTTDSLPEHFESRIAFETIEEEFMKQNKSTIYAIAERQDGWLNEAGLREMKELQKAFHEEEAVQEIDTVFTASKVTEPQELAAALKQPQMRKQLEPAIQPFVRENQLLIPIHLNVEGSAEKAQDLARKWSEKNWPVELHFGGQPKFNQEIYDEIYDKIGLALAIIFVSTFIILMLAFRSVVIPLKAILMNVVGLTSTFGILVWIFQGGHFGLNEMDISLILPVLVFSLVFGLSMDYEVFLISRIREFYLQTGDNTNATVEGLASTSKVITSAALIMIVITGAFAFTGVVPVKQIGIGIALAIAIDATIIRLLLVPSLMKLLGNWNWWYPFGRTRAPSASSQQMKNQ; from the coding sequence ATGAATCAATTAGCCTCCCTTCTTGTCCGCGCCCGCAAATGGATACTTTCGCTGTGGATCGTCGCCGCCCTGGCGATGGGATATTTCGCTCTGCAGCTGCCTTCTTTATTAGAGGGCGATGGGTTTCGAACAGACGGAGAGTATGAAGAGGTGCAAAAAGAATTAAGCGAGACATTTGATTTCCCAGAATCGTCCATAATGATTTTATTTAAAAAAAGCGAAGACGATTCAGAGAATGAATTTAGAGAAAGAATCAGCACCCTGCTGAACCGCATAGAAGATCAGAGCCCGGAGACAGCGATCCAGTCTCCCTTAAAGAATCCTGAGTACATGAAACCAGATGTGGCTTATGCCACCGTTCAATATGACAAGAAAGCAGAAGAAATGTCCCCTGTCATCGAGGATATCAAGAGCATTACTAAGGAAGAAGAAGGCGTGACAATCACCGGCATGCCCGTTCTGACGCAAGACATCAATCAAGCCAGCCAGGATGATTTAAAACGAGCGGAATTGATCGGGCTGCCTGTTGCCCTGCTTGTTTTATTATTTGCGTTCGGCACAGCGGCCGCCTCTCTCCTGCCTCTTCTAGTGGGCGGCATCACGATCATGATCAGCTTCGGTTTGCTGACGTTTATCGGGAGGCAAGTCGACTTAGCGATCTTCATTTTAAATATTGCTCCGATGATCGGGTTAGCTCTCTCCATTGATTTCTCCCTGCTGTTTATCAACCGCTATAAAGAAGAAATCAAGAAACAGCCTAAGAAAGACGCGCTGATCACCACCATTCAAACGGCTGGCCACTCCATCATTTTTTCAGCCATCTGCGTCTTTATCGGCCTTGGATCGATGATGGTGATCGAAGTAGATATTTTCAAGAATGTCGCGATCGGCGGAATGGTGGTGATCGCCGTTGCGGTGCTCGGCTCTTTAACTTTACTTCCGGCGATGCTGTACATGCTCGGGGACCGGATACACAAATGGCGGATCATCCGCTCCATCGGCGATGGCAGCGCTCGCTGGCGCCAATTTGCTCACGGTGTAATGAAGCGCCCCGCACTTATTTCCATCGCAGCACTCGCTATATTAATGGCGGGCATCCTGCCGGTGAAACATATGAACTTATCCATCCCAACGACGGATTCTCTGCCCGAGCATTTTGAATCACGAATCGCTTTTGAGACAATTGAAGAGGAATTCATGAAGCAAAATAAAAGCACTATTTACGCCATTGCTGAACGTCAAGACGGCTGGCTGAATGAAGCCGGGCTCCGGGAAATGAAAGAGCTGCAAAAGGCATTTCATGAGGAAGAAGCCGTCCAGGAAATCGATACGGTTTTTACTGCCAGCAAAGTGACGGAGCCCCAAGAGCTGGCGGCCGCTCTTAAGCAGCCGCAAATGAGAAAACAGCTTGAACCGGCAATCCAGCCTTTCGTCCGGGAAAACCAGCTCCTGATCCCGATTCACTTAAATGTTGAAGGCAGTGCTGAAAAAGCGCAGGATCTTGCCCGCAAATGGAGCGAGAAGAATTGGCCGGTTGAGTTGCATTTTGGCGGGCAGCCAAAGTTCAACCAGGAAATTTATGATGAAATTTATGACAAAATCGGTCTAGCCTTGGCGATCATTTTCGTCTCCACCTTCATCATCCTAATGCTCGCTTTCCGCTCGGTGGTCATCCCTTTGAAAGCGATTCTTATGAATGTCGTCGGTTTAACCTCCACCTTTGGGATTCTCGTGTGGATATTCCAAGGAGGACATTTCGGATTGAATGAAATGGATATCTCCTTAATTCTTCCCGTGCTCGTATTCAGCCTGGTTTTTGGCTTAAGCATGGATTATGAAGTCTTTCTGATTTCCCGCATACGCGAATTCTATTTGCAGACAGGCGACAATACAAATGCCACCGTGGAAGGACTGGCCAGCACGAGCAAGGTGATCACTTCTGCGGCGCTTATTATGATTGTTATTACCGGTGCCTTCGCCTTTACCGGCGTCGTACCCGTTAAACAAATCGGCATCGGGATCGCTTTAGCGATTGCCATCGATGCCACCATCATCCGTTTACTGCTCGTTCCCAGCCTGATGAAGCTTTTGGGCAATTGGAACTGGTGGTATCCTTTTGGCCGGACGAGAGCTCCGTCCGCCTCCAGCCAGCAGATGAAAAATCAATAA
- a CDS encoding spore coat protein yields MQIQQNGQTHQNMHTGTVAPQMNHGGHEVMDVHEVLSGSIGVMNQYCLLREHIQDQELLNILDRQYQFMQQEYNTTVDCFRTGQDPKVPTQSYQMTQNNDFIYGLTPTQPKKPLQSVSEINDETVSGLMLGAVKSTAGMKAMAACEVTNPVVRRVLADSIPNCIEMAYELSIYQNKHHYYQVPQFSQQDMQQMTQAYAPAQGNPTAH; encoded by the coding sequence CAACAAAACGGTCAAACTCATCAAAACATGCACACGGGTACAGTGGCGCCGCAGATGAACCATGGCGGTCATGAAGTAATGGATGTGCATGAAGTCCTTTCCGGTTCCATCGGAGTAATGAATCAGTATTGTTTGCTGCGCGAGCATATTCAGGATCAAGAATTATTAAATATTCTTGACCGTCAGTACCAATTTATGCAGCAGGAGTACAATACGACAGTGGACTGTTTCCGCACGGGGCAGGATCCGAAGGTGCCAACGCAAAGCTACCAGATGACGCAAAATAATGACTTTATTTACGGACTTACGCCAACCCAGCCGAAGAAGCCGCTACAATCTGTTTCCGAAATTAATGATGAAACGGTTTCAGGCTTAATGCTTGGAGCTGTGAAATCTACGGCCGGCATGAAAGCAATGGCTGCGTGTGAAGTAACGAACCCAGTCGTTCGCCGTGTGCTTGCCGACTCTATTCCGAATTGCATTGAAATGGCGTATGAATTGTCCATTTACCAAAATAAGCATCATTATTATCAAGTGCCGCAATTCTCGCAGCAGGATATGCAGCAAATGACGCAAGCCTATGCCCCTGCACAAGGAAATCCAACTGCTCATTAA